From Streptomyces cyaneogriseus subsp. noncyanogenus, the proteins below share one genomic window:
- a CDS encoding PP2C family protein-serine/threonine phosphatase, translating to MRPGDVEEEPYARVPPPAGGRAGRPGSRLQTLVRLLPALLLVIGVLYDCLSPRDFTAAPLFAAAPLVAAPLFSRRGTLLTGLASVAAVFGVHLGFGVLARADALTELVTVATVAALAVLINGLVRRTGERLASAREIAEAAQRAVLPEPAERIGGFEIAACYEAAQADAFIGGDLYAVQDSPHGLRLVVGDVRGKGMGAVAAVAVVIGAFREAAEQEATLEAVAQRLERALAREGTRREGLDAFEGFTTAVLAELPHGDGIARIVNRGHPPPLLLYADGTLRTLLPTREYSLPLGMGELGVWPDRAEEVVLPGGATLLFYTDGLTEARDRHGEFYDPGVRLAGRTFPHPAELLAALADEVRRHSVGGMADDMALLAVRRP from the coding sequence GTGCGGCCTGGTGACGTGGAGGAGGAACCGTACGCCAGGGTTCCGCCGCCGGCCGGCGGCCGGGCGGGGCGGCCGGGCTCCCGTCTCCAGACCCTCGTACGGCTGCTGCCCGCGCTGCTCCTCGTCATCGGCGTGCTCTACGACTGCCTCAGCCCGCGCGACTTCACCGCCGCCCCCCTCTTCGCCGCCGCACCCCTGGTGGCCGCCCCGCTCTTCTCCCGGCGCGGCACCCTGCTCACCGGGCTCGCCTCCGTCGCCGCCGTCTTCGGGGTCCACCTCGGCTTCGGTGTCCTGGCGCGGGCGGACGCGCTCACCGAGCTGGTCACCGTGGCGACGGTCGCCGCGCTCGCCGTGCTCATCAACGGCCTCGTCCGGCGCACCGGCGAGCGCCTGGCCTCCGCCCGTGAGATCGCCGAGGCGGCCCAGCGGGCGGTGCTGCCCGAGCCCGCCGAGCGGATCGGCGGCTTCGAGATCGCGGCCTGCTACGAGGCGGCGCAGGCGGACGCGTTCATCGGCGGCGACCTGTACGCCGTGCAGGACAGCCCGCACGGTCTCCGGCTCGTCGTCGGGGACGTGCGCGGAAAGGGCATGGGGGCGGTCGCGGCGGTCGCCGTGGTGATCGGGGCGTTCCGGGAGGCCGCGGAACAGGAGGCGACGCTGGAGGCGGTCGCCCAGCGCCTGGAGCGGGCGCTGGCCCGCGAAGGCACCCGGCGGGAAGGGCTCGACGCCTTCGAGGGGTTCACCACCGCCGTCCTCGCCGAACTCCCGCACGGCGACGGGATCGCCCGCATCGTCAACCGGGGGCATCCGCCGCCGCTGCTGCTGTACGCCGACGGCACCCTGCGCACCCTGCTGCCCACCCGGGAGTATTCGCTGCCCCTGGGCATGGGGGAGCTGGGCGTCTGGCCCGACCGGGCCGAGGAGGTCGTCCTCCCCGGCGGGGCAACGCTGCTCTTCTACACCGACGGCCTCACCGAAGCCCGCGACCGCCACGGCGAGTTCTACGACCCCGGCGTCCGGCTCGCCGGCCGCACCTTCCCCCACCCCGCCGAGCTGCTGGCCGCGCTCGCCGACGAGGTGCGCCGGCACTCCGTGGGCGGCATGGCCGACGACATGGCGCTGCTCGCCGTACGGCGTCCCTGA
- a CDS encoding M23 family metallopeptidase, giving the protein MASNRPAPEAPFVPSPRDTDAFGHGGPLPGEGPFEEWNPTAESVRPVRGRHRVAKQRGGLARSSTVLGVGVIAAVGAGGMASAQAGKSPVPISMPDLPSVASLVAADEEQSAPEVSAAPLSSAGMTSSDTAQGAADAGEALRARIMAQAEQQQDQVESKAVAEAAAAAEEEAARAAAEAAKEAEAKAAAEKAKAEEEARKKAEAERLAELARQYALPTSSYTLTSTFGQAGPYWSSGHHTGLDFAAPTGTLIKAVHSGTITSAGWDGSYGYKTVLTLEDGTEIWYAHQSSISVSVGQKVATGDVIGRVGATGNVTGAHLHLEVHPEGSGSGVDPAAWLRSKGLTL; this is encoded by the coding sequence GTGGCGTCCAACCGGCCTGCCCCCGAGGCCCCGTTCGTGCCGAGCCCCCGTGACACCGATGCCTTCGGTCACGGCGGTCCCCTTCCCGGCGAGGGTCCCTTCGAGGAGTGGAACCCCACCGCGGAGTCCGTCCGCCCGGTACGCGGCCGGCACCGCGTAGCCAAGCAGCGCGGCGGACTCGCCCGCAGCTCCACCGTCCTCGGCGTCGGCGTCATCGCCGCGGTCGGCGCGGGCGGCATGGCCAGCGCACAGGCCGGCAAGTCGCCGGTGCCGATCTCCATGCCCGATCTGCCGTCCGTGGCATCGCTCGTGGCGGCCGACGAGGAGCAGTCCGCGCCGGAGGTCTCCGCGGCTCCGCTCAGCAGCGCCGGCATGACCTCCTCCGACACCGCGCAGGGTGCCGCCGACGCCGGTGAGGCGCTGCGGGCGCGGATCATGGCCCAGGCCGAGCAGCAGCAGGACCAGGTCGAGAGCAAGGCCGTCGCCGAGGCGGCCGCCGCCGCCGAGGAGGAGGCGGCGCGGGCCGCGGCCGAGGCGGCGAAGGAGGCCGAGGCCAAGGCCGCCGCCGAGAAGGCGAAGGCCGAGGAGGAGGCCCGCAAGAAGGCCGAGGCCGAGCGGCTCGCCGAACTCGCCCGTCAGTACGCGCTGCCGACCTCCTCGTACACCCTCACCTCCACCTTCGGGCAGGCCGGGCCGTACTGGTCCTCCGGCCACCACACCGGCCTCGACTTCGCCGCCCCCACCGGCACGCTGATCAAGGCCGTGCACAGCGGCACGATCACCTCGGCGGGCTGGGACGGCTCCTACGGCTACAAGACGGTGCTCACCCTCGAGGACGGCACGGAGATCTGGTACGCCCACCAGTCCTCCATCAGCGTCAGCGTGGGGCAGAAGGTCGCCACCGGGGACGTGATCGGGCGCGTGGGCGCCACCGGCAACGTCACGGGCGCGCATCTGCACCTGGAGGTCCACCCGGAGGGGTCCGGCTCGGGCGTGGACCCGGCGGCCTGGCTGCGGAGCAAGGGCCTCACCCTCTGA
- a CDS encoding aldo/keto reductase: protein MTCLHKLGYSDLEVFPLALGGNVFGWTADEAASFAVLDAYTAAGGNFVDTADSYSAWVDGNSGGESETIIGKWLKARGNRADVVLATKVSQHPEYQGLSAANIKAAADASLRRLGTDHIDLYYTHFDKPEVPVEEILGALDELVRAGKVRYIAASNISAERLRASLEFSEREGLARYVALQPHYNLVSRDTYEGELRDVAERAGLAAVPYFALASGFLTGKYRPGAAVDSARAEGAARHLGSERGQRVLAALDEIAQAHNAPVATVALAWLAAQPTVAAPIASARTVEQLPALLRVAELTLTAEELDKLTEASA from the coding sequence ATGACCTGTCTTCACAAGCTCGGTTACTCGGACCTCGAGGTCTTCCCCCTCGCCCTCGGCGGCAACGTCTTCGGCTGGACCGCCGACGAGGCGGCCTCCTTCGCCGTCCTCGACGCCTACACGGCCGCCGGGGGCAACTTCGTCGACACCGCCGACTCCTACTCCGCCTGGGTCGACGGCAACAGCGGCGGTGAGTCCGAGACCATCATCGGCAAGTGGCTGAAGGCCCGCGGCAACCGCGCGGACGTCGTCCTCGCCACCAAGGTCAGCCAGCACCCCGAGTACCAGGGCCTGTCCGCGGCAAACATCAAGGCCGCGGCCGACGCCTCGCTGCGCCGCCTGGGCACCGACCACATCGACCTCTACTACACCCACTTCGACAAGCCCGAGGTGCCGGTGGAGGAGATCCTCGGCGCCCTCGACGAGCTGGTGCGGGCGGGCAAGGTGCGGTACATCGCCGCCTCCAACATCTCCGCCGAGCGGCTGCGGGCCTCCCTGGAGTTCTCCGAGCGCGAGGGCCTCGCCCGGTACGTCGCGCTCCAGCCCCACTACAACCTCGTCTCGCGCGACACCTACGAGGGCGAGCTCCGAGACGTGGCCGAGCGGGCCGGGCTGGCCGCCGTCCCGTACTTCGCGCTCGCCTCCGGCTTCCTCACCGGCAAGTACCGGCCCGGCGCCGCCGTCGACAGTGCGCGAGCCGAGGGCGCCGCGCGGCACCTCGGCTCCGAGCGCGGTCAGCGGGTCCTCGCCGCCCTGGACGAGATCGCCCAGGCCCACAACGCGCCGGTGGCCACGGTCGCCCTGGCCTGGCTCGCGGCCCAGCCGACGGTGGCCGCGCCGATCGCCTCCGCCCGGACCGTGGAACAGCTCCCCGCGCTCCTCAGGGTGGCCGAGCTGACCCTGACGGCGGAGGAGCTCGACAAACTGACGGAGGCGTCCGCCTGA